The Pseudomonas sp. R4-35-07 genome contains a region encoding:
- a CDS encoding HrpJ domain-containing protein codes for MKVESFNDVQQIQPADKPSVSTVDVPIRSQGLDDIAQIFSEEVALNAQALGRRSIGTKVSPVAEFVQLYEQLGHPGLATLETVVRRLRFELLRKPTVEKLVSHAGGDPARAFVVLQFIALEAQNNGLTVEEGLARGALKALRQDFGGHIQAGLNIALALKEASADPQERQDVRALYYASVVVRQSLALMLQTLLKMYGLTAFSKGVDLMTQALNGDIAAHTQSVPTEKLHLLLKGLAQCRQLRSVLGNCDALIRRLNVNLEAVDLLQRFLGYASTGIDAAEVQRLASEFGGTLLAARLRSLNELATEVKSLPKAWWLDAQSQASAVKAFKDVMVEWAREERGHQTFSGETRTSG; via the coding sequence ATGAAAGTCGAATCCTTCAACGATGTGCAGCAGATCCAACCTGCGGACAAACCCAGTGTGAGCACTGTCGATGTGCCAATCCGTTCGCAGGGCTTAGATGACATCGCGCAGATTTTCAGCGAAGAAGTGGCACTCAACGCACAGGCCCTGGGCCGGCGATCCATTGGCACAAAAGTTTCGCCTGTCGCAGAATTCGTGCAGCTCTATGAACAACTGGGTCACCCCGGCCTGGCCACGCTGGAAACCGTTGTTCGTCGGCTTCGGTTCGAGTTGCTGCGCAAGCCCACTGTCGAAAAATTGGTGAGCCATGCCGGGGGTGACCCCGCGCGTGCCTTCGTGGTGCTTCAATTCATCGCCCTCGAAGCGCAAAACAATGGGCTGACAGTAGAAGAGGGCCTGGCGCGCGGGGCCTTGAAAGCGCTGAGGCAGGATTTCGGCGGGCACATCCAGGCAGGCCTGAATATCGCCTTGGCATTGAAGGAGGCCAGCGCTGACCCGCAGGAGCGTCAGGACGTGCGTGCGCTTTATTACGCCTCCGTGGTCGTTCGCCAATCCTTGGCGTTGATGCTGCAGACGCTGTTGAAGATGTACGGCTTAACGGCGTTTTCCAAAGGCGTCGACCTGATGACTCAGGCGCTGAACGGCGATATCGCGGCGCACACCCAGTCGGTGCCCACGGAAAAATTGCACCTGCTGCTTAAGGGGTTGGCGCAGTGTCGTCAATTGCGCTCGGTGCTGGGCAACTGTGATGCGTTGATCCGGCGCCTGAACGTCAATCTGGAGGCGGTGGATTTATTGCAGCGTTTTCTGGGTTATGCCAGTACCGGTATCGATGCGGCCGAGGTGCAAAGGCTGGCCAGTGAGTTTGGGGGGACGCTGCTTGCCGCTCGTCTGCGCTCGCTTAATGAATTGGCCACGGAAGTAAAAAGTCTGCCCAAGGCCTGGTGGCTTGATGCGCAATCCCAGGCTTCTGCCGTGAAAGCGTTCAAGGACGTCATGGTTGAGTGGGCGCGCGAAGAGCGCGGCCATCAGACGTTTTCCGGCGAAACGAGGACGTCCGGGTGA
- a CDS encoding RNA polymerase sigma factor, whose product MKIPIGDLVHLVGNSPQFMVQLTDDQQKKLRRFIHKRVLNPEDADDLLQLTYLEAWRNRERFSGQATLSTWMCGIAQNLIRNHFRRMYAKPVHCEFDESLWHGQEEHNSLDWEFEVNRRLEKTLNAIDHLPIEMRKTLYASLETDGSYQDTADALDIPIGTVRSRLSRAREQLKRVTRNPLP is encoded by the coding sequence ATGAAAATACCTATTGGCGATCTAGTTCACCTCGTCGGCAATTCGCCTCAGTTCATGGTCCAGCTGACGGACGACCAGCAAAAAAAACTGCGACGCTTCATTCATAAACGCGTGCTCAACCCTGAAGATGCGGACGATCTCCTGCAATTGACTTACCTGGAGGCATGGCGCAACAGAGAGCGTTTCAGCGGGCAGGCCACACTCAGCACCTGGATGTGCGGAATTGCGCAGAATTTGATCCGCAACCACTTCAGGCGCATGTATGCCAAACCGGTGCATTGCGAGTTCGATGAATCGTTGTGGCATGGCCAGGAAGAACACAACAGCCTGGACTGGGAGTTTGAAGTCAACCGACGGCTTGAAAAGACCCTGAACGCCATCGACCACCTGCCGATAGAAATGCGCAAAACGCTTTACGCTTCGCTCGAGACCGATGGTAGCTATCAGGATACCGCCGATGCGTTGGACATCCCCATCGGCACGGTACGCTCACGTTTGTCGCGAGCGCGCGAACAGCTCAAACGCGTGACGCGCAACCCGTTGCCGTAA
- a CDS encoding AvrE-family type 3 secretion system effector, which translates to MHRRLDNLPHAQLSVINYSSTPDKAAVPTQQSPRYQSLTPASMLFDIRLKDGQLEPDTTRVARDIALHLNAPTKHFVADGACAAGSLRVRDGRDYLFHIQSTPAVAAVFKSSVPDPVGGDGGVSSFDSPGRGHLASVSGVQTTVDGKQFRLDEQRVYRFEPLTLSWLPAPDNQAYSRIGLTGEGHLSKTPQGALDSSAQGRSSVVLSQVQGAPVVQIQGAGAADVRPVDETGAPVQLTRIGLAGSTLYGATVDGELLRADVRMARDGVLPMAAQSLESLEQALKGAVRVEGFFHDDAGQLNAQVRDARQQLHSVPVNNASGLRPQWNLSDVWVKGIEKGLPLPSQQALTTAVDLGPRGKVAFDAGALLSWDAAAQRWDHSGLQGVTQLERGLDGRAYVLQEGQLKAVTLQKVRDPVFEGASHELSALPKPRPQVSLDEVLAGDPQRPVTGFAIADGRNFVTVDKNHQLQACVDGVVNPLRLSPALAIQTLALDHEASLYAHTQAGELFKADHHAWQSRDGAAPSWTQIELPQGQSLDSLRMGADKHLVGGWDKQFHRLDKAALGAMAWGPLAVAVQRPSLADTLSAAQIRTPMAGGALTATSTVVGQTREGVPLQRKFFQGLNAHFHPLEAISEKGKSIQHHVNGRRGLEHVYADDKQLHQQLASLSKSKPVAPDLNARLAALCGPGPRQALAMRISQALTQVTESSQSSARLLGDVHGLAFDPRPTLSRALTSPESTLHQLHEAFKRVAPSSEPSTAGLLANFEGQGLTLPKWKPERKRDLDHPSALVEGDLIHHANTLKQLNDLAQELDSTTGHSPSALKRIEASMGTVMKGFDDSPVHKLASQKVASYSQAESLYDNFKLLAKDLGTPGSALHWHLSGLLGLPAEASITQAMTQQVQQMESGQTLNPSRTQGESLGLMVTGIKPAPAVEFFLGASKSHTHGVSITRTDKGARVQISRDDMRRLAGSVATGVTLGRGGGAVGPGLRVAGELTAAVVKNTGSNISFDVKESDFGKMMSILMGQSGGFHDLLALGEKGAAGESSKLSADVNLDGLAQLRLMYSPQEDIAELDSVIRAGIGVMGNLNLAHTDKSQTTTRSATGTSRDQASSAQWLRQGGVGANFVPISALALAGSAGAGGPATVVAASADVSVMVKFDRGQSQAFSFSFKPPQPVTQSQVDEIHSSLSLYSPQFKRDLAAADPLGAQGSPKEQLAKLQQFLSTHPALATKPDAYYAISQSLDTLMTQQDLMNKGLQQLASVESSVTRVGLRDNGRHDWLDDVAPANKAAIEQWLKDDPQFAQVIGQLQWGEGTSVRLGMELKPEALRTIERSLLAGADTEPLIKQALGGPNHLRVKSMSMSYTASQSHGMSVPAMMNLSFSSSAAVSYTQKQVNVDFEYGVNADKPLRMNLNDTLSSLPGHDLTIDLGDLRIRTPASTA; encoded by the coding sequence ATGCACAGAAGACTAGACAATTTGCCCCACGCGCAGCTCAGTGTTATCAACTACTCCTCCACGCCCGACAAGGCCGCGGTGCCCACCCAGCAGTCACCTCGCTATCAATCGTTGACCCCCGCCTCAATGCTGTTTGATATCCGCCTAAAAGACGGACAGCTGGAACCTGACACGACCAGGGTGGCACGCGATATCGCTCTTCATCTCAACGCGCCAACCAAACACTTTGTCGCCGATGGCGCCTGCGCCGCAGGCTCCTTGCGTGTCAGGGATGGGCGAGATTACCTGTTTCATATTCAGTCTACGCCCGCTGTCGCGGCGGTATTCAAAAGCAGCGTGCCCGATCCTGTCGGCGGCGACGGGGGCGTTTCGTCTTTTGACAGCCCTGGTCGCGGGCATTTGGCAAGCGTCAGCGGTGTACAGACGACGGTCGACGGCAAGCAGTTTCGTCTGGACGAACAGCGCGTGTATCGCTTCGAACCTCTCACCCTGTCGTGGTTGCCCGCCCCCGACAACCAGGCCTACAGCCGTATTGGGCTGACCGGTGAGGGGCATTTGTCGAAAACACCCCAGGGGGCGCTGGACAGCAGTGCGCAAGGGCGCAGCTCGGTTGTATTGAGTCAGGTCCAGGGCGCGCCGGTGGTGCAGATTCAAGGTGCCGGGGCGGCGGATGTACGCCCGGTTGATGAGACCGGCGCGCCTGTGCAACTTACCCGAATCGGTTTGGCCGGCAGTACGCTGTATGGGGCCACGGTCGACGGCGAACTGCTGCGCGCGGACGTGCGCATGGCTCGGGACGGCGTGTTGCCGATGGCTGCGCAATCGCTCGAATCATTGGAGCAGGCGCTAAAGGGCGCTGTGCGTGTCGAAGGTTTCTTCCATGATGATGCCGGGCAGCTCAATGCCCAGGTTCGCGATGCCCGGCAGCAACTGCACAGTGTCCCCGTGAATAACGCAAGCGGGCTGCGCCCTCAGTGGAACCTGAGCGATGTGTGGGTCAAGGGCATCGAGAAAGGTCTGCCGTTGCCCAGCCAGCAGGCGTTGACGACCGCAGTCGACCTGGGCCCTCGCGGCAAGGTTGCGTTTGACGCAGGCGCGTTATTGAGCTGGGACGCGGCTGCGCAACGTTGGGATCACTCGGGGCTGCAGGGCGTCACACAGCTGGAGCGAGGGTTGGACGGACGTGCCTATGTACTGCAGGAAGGGCAGCTCAAAGCGGTGACCCTGCAAAAGGTGCGTGACCCTGTTTTCGAAGGGGCCAGCCATGAATTGAGCGCACTGCCCAAGCCGCGTCCTCAAGTGTCACTTGACGAGGTGCTGGCGGGCGATCCTCAGCGCCCTGTCACCGGATTCGCTATCGCTGACGGTCGCAACTTTGTAACCGTCGATAAAAACCATCAGCTTCAAGCCTGCGTGGATGGGGTGGTCAACCCGTTACGGCTTTCCCCCGCGCTCGCCATACAAACCCTGGCGCTTGATCATGAAGCGAGTCTTTATGCACACACCCAGGCGGGCGAATTGTTCAAGGCGGATCACCACGCCTGGCAGAGCCGCGACGGTGCCGCGCCAAGCTGGACCCAGATTGAATTACCGCAGGGCCAATCGCTGGACTCCTTGCGGATGGGAGCTGATAAGCATCTGGTTGGCGGATGGGATAAACAGTTCCATCGACTCGATAAGGCGGCCTTGGGCGCAATGGCGTGGGGGCCGTTGGCAGTGGCGGTGCAGCGGCCCTCATTGGCCGATACGTTATCGGCCGCTCAGATACGCACGCCGATGGCAGGAGGCGCGCTGACGGCCACAAGCACGGTCGTGGGGCAAACCCGTGAAGGTGTGCCGCTCCAGCGCAAGTTTTTCCAGGGACTCAATGCGCACTTTCATCCTCTGGAAGCCATCAGTGAGAAAGGCAAATCCATTCAACATCACGTAAACGGGCGCCGGGGGCTGGAGCACGTTTACGCTGACGATAAGCAACTGCACCAGCAGCTCGCATCGCTTTCCAAGAGCAAGCCGGTTGCCCCTGACCTGAATGCGCGTCTCGCCGCCCTGTGCGGGCCCGGGCCGCGCCAGGCATTGGCCATGCGGATCAGCCAGGCGTTGACGCAGGTAACAGAAAGCAGCCAGTCAAGCGCCCGCCTGTTAGGAGACGTACACGGGCTGGCGTTTGACCCACGGCCCACGCTGAGCCGAGCGCTGACGAGCCCTGAGTCGACGCTGCACCAACTGCATGAGGCATTCAAACGGGTCGCGCCTTCATCGGAGCCTTCAACGGCAGGCCTGCTGGCCAACTTCGAAGGTCAAGGATTGACGCTGCCCAAGTGGAAACCTGAGCGTAAACGCGATCTCGACCACCCTTCGGCCCTCGTCGAGGGCGACCTTATTCACCATGCCAATACGCTCAAGCAACTAAACGACCTGGCCCAGGAACTCGACAGCACTACTGGCCACAGCCCCAGTGCCTTGAAAAGAATCGAAGCGTCCATGGGCACTGTGATGAAAGGGTTTGATGACAGCCCTGTCCATAAACTGGCCAGCCAGAAAGTCGCCAGTTATAGCCAGGCGGAATCCCTGTATGACAATTTCAAGCTATTGGCCAAGGACCTTGGCACGCCGGGGTCTGCCTTGCATTGGCACCTTTCGGGCCTGCTGGGGTTGCCCGCCGAGGCGTCCATTACGCAGGCAATGACACAGCAAGTGCAGCAGATGGAAAGTGGTCAAACCCTTAACCCCAGCCGAACCCAGGGCGAAAGCCTGGGGCTGATGGTGACCGGTATAAAACCTGCGCCAGCCGTAGAGTTTTTTCTGGGAGCCTCCAAGTCTCATACGCATGGTGTGAGTATCACCCGTACCGACAAGGGAGCCAGGGTCCAGATCAGCCGCGACGATATGCGGCGCCTGGCCGGCTCCGTGGCCACGGGGGTGACGTTAGGGCGCGGGGGCGGTGCAGTGGGGCCCGGCCTGAGGGTTGCCGGTGAGTTGACGGCCGCCGTTGTGAAGAACACTGGATCGAACATCAGTTTCGATGTGAAGGAGTCGGACTTCGGCAAGATGATGTCGATATTGATGGGGCAGTCCGGGGGCTTTCACGACTTATTGGCGCTGGGAGAAAAAGGCGCAGCTGGCGAAAGCTCGAAACTCAGTGCTGACGTTAACCTGGATGGGCTCGCGCAACTGCGTTTGATGTACAGCCCGCAGGAAGACATCGCCGAGTTGGACTCAGTGATACGCGCCGGGATTGGAGTGATGGGTAACCTTAACCTTGCGCACACGGATAAAAGCCAAACCACCACGCGCTCTGCGACGGGCACCAGCCGTGACCAGGCAAGCAGCGCGCAGTGGCTGAGGCAGGGCGGCGTGGGGGCCAACTTTGTGCCGATCAGTGCGCTGGCGTTGGCGGGCAGTGCCGGGGCCGGCGGGCCGGCGACGGTGGTTGCGGCCTCGGCGGACGTATCGGTCATGGTGAAATTTGACCGTGGGCAGTCACAGGCCTTCAGCTTTTCTTTCAAGCCGCCGCAGCCAGTGACTCAATCTCAGGTCGATGAGATTCACAGCAGCCTGTCACTGTATTCCCCCCAGTTCAAACGGGACTTGGCCGCCGCTGACCCGTTGGGCGCGCAGGGCTCCCCAAAAGAACAACTGGCCAAGTTGCAGCAGTTTCTTTCCACTCATCCGGCATTGGCGACAAAGCCGGACGCTTATTACGCCATCAGTCAGTCGCTGGACACGTTGATGACCCAACAAGACTTGATGAACAAGGGGCTGCAGCAGTTGGCATCGGTCGAGTCTTCCGTCACGCGCGTGGGGTTACGCGATAACGGGCGGCATGACTGGTTGGACGATGTCGCGCCGGCCAACAAGGCCGCCATCGAACAGTGGCTCAAGGATGACCCGCAGTTTGCCCAGGTGATCGGTCAACTGCAGTGGGGTGAAGGGACTTCAGTGAGGCTTGGCATGGAACTCAAGCCAGAGGCTCTACGCACCATCGAGCGCAGCCTGCTTGCGGGCGCAGATACCGAGCCGCTGATCAAGCAGGCACTGGGAGGTCCGAACCACCTGCGAGTCAAAAGCATGAGCATGAGCTACACCGCGAGCCAGTCCCATGGCATGTCGGTGCCAGCCATGATGAATCTGAGTTTTTCCAGCAGCGCGGCCGTCAGCTATACGCAAAAACAGGTCAACGTCGACTTCGAGTACGGGGTGAATGCGGATAAACCGCTGCGGATGAACTTGAACGATACGCTGAGCAGCCTGCCTGGCCATGACCTGACGATCGACTTGGGGGACCTGCGCATAAGGACGCCGGCTTCCACCGCCTGA